From Hippea alviniae EP5-r, the proteins below share one genomic window:
- the purD gene encoding phosphoribosylamine--glycine ligase produces MRIAVVGGGGREHALAYKIKESKLCDKLYCLPGNAGTAAIAENIDISAEDIDGIVDFCLKNKIELVAVGPENPLAEGIVDKLEEKGIKAFGPKKQAAQIEASKSFAKEFFKKYEIPTAEYEVFDNYEQAKAYIEKVGAPIVVKADGLAAGKGVTVAKTEEEAFKALEDIFIKKRFKEAGKRVVIEEFLEGEEASFLIFSDGEHILPMIAAQDHKPVFNNDEGPNTGGMGSYAPAPIVNEELKQYIIDNIMKKAIEGMKNEDSQYKGVLYAGLMIKENKPYVLEFNCRFGDPETQAILPLLESDIVEIMLATIDGTLNKHSLKWKDAYAVSVVLASGGYPLNYEKGKEITGLDEVEKLDDVIVFHAGTKLENGKVLTNGGRVLNVVGIDKEFKKAQQKAYDAIKLIHFDKMHYRTDIGNKAYKHL; encoded by the coding sequence ATGAGAATAGCCGTTGTAGGTGGCGGTGGAAGAGAGCATGCTTTGGCATACAAGATAAAAGAGTCCAAGCTGTGCGATAAACTTTACTGTCTGCCCGGCAATGCAGGAACGGCAGCAATAGCAGAAAACATAGATATATCAGCAGAAGATATAGACGGTATTGTTGATTTCTGCCTAAAAAATAAAATAGAGCTTGTTGCTGTTGGACCTGAAAACCCTTTGGCAGAAGGTATTGTCGATAAACTCGAAGAAAAGGGAATAAAGGCATTTGGCCCAAAAAAACAGGCTGCACAAATTGAAGCAAGCAAATCGTTTGCCAAAGAGTTTTTCAAGAAATACGAGATACCAACAGCAGAGTATGAAGTTTTTGATAATTACGAACAGGCAAAAGCCTATATAGAAAAGGTCGGTGCGCCAATCGTTGTAAAAGCAGATGGACTTGCAGCGGGCAAAGGCGTAACGGTGGCAAAAACAGAAGAAGAAGCATTCAAAGCCTTAGAAGATATATTCATAAAAAAGCGCTTCAAGGAGGCAGGCAAAAGAGTAGTAATTGAAGAGTTCTTGGAAGGCGAAGAAGCATCCTTCTTAATCTTCTCCGACGGAGAGCACATACTACCGATGATTGCCGCACAAGACCACAAACCCGTATTCAACAACGATGAAGGGCCAAACACCGGCGGCATGGGTTCTTATGCTCCAGCACCAATAGTAAACGAAGAGCTAAAGCAGTATATAATCGATAACATAATGAAAAAAGCTATCGAAGGAATGAAAAACGAAGACTCTCAATACAAAGGTGTTTTATACGCTGGCTTGATGATAAAAGAGAACAAACCGTATGTGCTTGAGTTCAACTGCAGGTTTGGAGACCCAGAGACACAGGCGATACTGCCGTTGCTTGAAAGCGACATAGTTGAGATTATGCTTGCAACTATCGATGGCACGCTAAATAAACACTCTTTAAAATGGAAAGACGCTTATGCTGTTAGCGTCGTTCTTGCAAGTGGTGGATATCCTTTAAATTATGAAAAAGGAAAAGAGATAACGGGATTAGACGAAGTTGAAAAACTCGACGATGTCATTGTATTCCACGCAGGAACAAAGCTCGAAAATGGCAAAGTTCTAACAAACGGCGGAAGGGTTTTAAATGTTGTTGGAATAGATAAAGAGTTTAAAAAAGCCCAACAGAAGGCATATGATGCAATAAAACTGATTCATTTTGACAAAATGCATTACAGAACGGACATTGGCAACAAAGCTTATAAACATCTGTGA
- a CDS encoding nitrous oxide-stimulated promoter family protein, with the protein MKKEKRIKRDEKILRKFIEVYCRENHLKKGVEEYKDGLCKECYDLLQYSLNKLYNCPLDPKPQCKHCKVHCYAPSKRKKIKEVMKYSGIWFIKHGRLDWVFHYFF; encoded by the coding sequence GTGAAAAAAGAGAAACGCATAAAGAGAGACGAGAAGATACTGCGTAAGTTTATAGAAGTTTACTGCAGGGAAAATCACCTAAAAAAGGGCGTTGAAGAGTATAAAGACGGTTTATGTAAAGAGTGTTATGATTTACTTCAATACTCTCTAAATAAGCTTTACAACTGCCCTTTAGACCCAAAACCGCAGTGTAAACATTGCAAAGTTCACTGTTATGCACCATCAAAGAGAAAGAAAATCAAAGAAGTTATGAAATACAGCGGCATCTGGTTTATAAAACATGGGAGATTGGACTGGGTTTTTCATTACTTTTTTTAG
- a CDS encoding thioredoxin family protein, whose amino-acid sequence MRKFLFVAFLLVAIAIFSCSKEESKETIKIETHNKPTILIFDSTTCHYCKKLHNDLENNDKLAKLKKSFTIYFIHVNQNRYYILPTKNGTLKLDTGDIAVTFGFRGSTPFIVFTDKHLKPILTIPGYLKPDTLSKVFKFILSKSYETMSLEQYLSTP is encoded by the coding sequence ATGAGAAAATTTTTGTTTGTCGCTTTTTTGTTGGTTGCAATTGCCATATTTTCATGCTCAAAAGAAGAGAGTAAAGAGACAATAAAAATAGAAACACACAACAAACCAACAATTCTGATATTCGATAGCACAACATGCCATTACTGCAAAAAACTGCACAACGACTTAGAAAACAATGACAAGCTTGCAAAACTTAAAAAATCATTCACGATATATTTTATTCATGTGAATCAAAACAGATATTACATACTGCCAACAAAAAATGGCACTTTGAAATTAGACACTGGAGACATAGCCGTCACCTTCGGATTTAGGGGTTCAACACCATTTATCGTATTTACAGATAAACACCTAAAACCCATTCTAACCATACCAGGATACCTAAAACCAGACACCTTAAGCAAAGTGTTTAAATTCATACTCTCAAAATCCTACGAAACCATGAGCCTTGAACAATACCTATCAACACCTTAA
- a CDS encoding EAL and HDOD domain-containing protein, producing MDFLVGRQAILDRKGKVFGYELLYRENITKKTSQTNLDGDTATLRVIVNTFLSLGLNKIAKQGRIFINFTEDLIIEKLFETLPKERIVIEVLETVKAKQEVIEALKEAKRNGYTIALDDFVFEENLQELVKLADIIKIDFLELSKEEIKKELKKYKKYNLKLLAEKVETESDYKFALDLGFDYFQGFFFEKPEIESKKDISPYQANLLKALKIVNDPSSQMEDLIELISGDFYLHSKILALVNSPFFGLKTKITSVKNAVSLLGTDKTKKWLNILYISKLAENKPEELVILSTVRAKFASLLAKNFSIDEEDAYMLGMYSLIDSLLGVTMEKALSEFEYLEEEIKEALLGKDNRFRELLNFIELYEKGDFDKAKEIMDKFDLIPQNINLNYFEAVEFADSIYLL from the coding sequence ATGGATTTCCTTGTTGGGAGACAAGCAATACTTGACAGAAAGGGAAAAGTTTTTGGATATGAGCTTCTATACAGGGAAAACATAACAAAAAAGACTTCTCAAACAAATTTAGATGGAGATACAGCAACATTAAGGGTTATAGTAAACACCTTTTTGAGTCTTGGCTTAAATAAGATAGCAAAACAGGGAAGGATTTTTATAAACTTCACTGAAGACTTGATTATAGAAAAACTGTTTGAAACACTACCAAAAGAGAGAATAGTCATAGAAGTATTAGAGACAGTAAAAGCAAAGCAGGAAGTTATCGAAGCATTAAAAGAAGCAAAAAGAAACGGATATACAATTGCACTTGACGATTTCGTATTTGAAGAAAACCTGCAAGAACTTGTCAAATTGGCCGATATCATAAAGATTGATTTTTTAGAGCTTTCGAAAGAAGAGATAAAAAAAGAATTAAAAAAATACAAAAAATACAATCTAAAATTACTTGCAGAAAAGGTGGAAACCGAAAGTGATTACAAATTCGCACTCGATTTAGGCTTTGACTATTTTCAGGGTTTTTTCTTTGAAAAACCAGAGATAGAGTCAAAAAAGGATATATCACCGTATCAAGCAAACCTTCTAAAGGCTTTAAAAATAGTAAATGACCCGTCAAGTCAGATGGAAGATTTAATTGAACTCATAAGCGGCGATTTTTACCTGCATTCAAAAATCTTAGCACTTGTAAACTCACCATTCTTTGGTTTAAAGACAAAGATAACAAGCGTAAAAAATGCCGTTTCTCTGCTTGGAACAGACAAAACAAAAAAATGGCTGAATATCCTGTATATCTCTAAACTTGCAGAAAACAAACCAGAAGAGCTTGTAATACTCTCAACCGTAAGGGCAAAATTTGCATCTCTGCTTGCAAAAAACTTCTCTATAGATGAAGAAGATGCCTATATGCTTGGCATGTACTCTTTAATAGACTCACTCCTTGGCGTAACCATGGAAAAGGCTTTGAGCGAATTTGAGTATTTAGAAGAAGAGATAAAAGAAGCCCTGCTTGGCAAAGATAACAGATTTAGAGAACTCTTAAACTTTATCGAGCTTTACGAGAAAGGCGACTTCGACAAGGCAAAAGAGATTATGGATAAATTCGACCTAATCCCGCAGAATATAAACCTTAACTATTTTGAAGCTGTAGAGTTTGCAGATAGCATATACTTGTTGTAA
- a CDS encoding DUF808 family protein encodes MPSGFFALLDDISYLLDDVATAAKITTKKTAVILGDDLAVGAKKTLGVSSSREIPIIIAIIKGSLLNKLIILPLIFLLKYFIPWIISPLLIIGGTYLSFEGVENVIDFLKHKEKKSAPKSEKEKIKSAILTDFILSLEIVIISLASVQDKPFLVQVASTTVAALFATAGVYGTVALIIRMDDIGLFLVEKFDGFLEKFGMFLIKLLPKTIKFLSVIGTAAMILVGGGIYLHRIPLFHNLTMINIPLVSELLLGLTAGFFIFFLISMIKHSIK; translated from the coding sequence ATGCCCTCTGGATTTTTTGCTCTATTGGACGATATCTCTTACCTGTTAGATGATGTCGCAACTGCAGCCAAAATAACAACAAAAAAGACGGCCGTAATCTTGGGTGACGACCTTGCCGTTGGCGCAAAGAAAACCTTAGGCGTAAGCTCAAGCAGAGAGATACCGATAATAATTGCAATCATAAAAGGTTCACTTCTAAACAAACTGATTATCTTGCCTTTAATATTTCTCCTTAAATACTTTATACCTTGGATTATAAGTCCACTTTTGATAATAGGTGGAACATACCTAAGTTTTGAAGGTGTTGAGAATGTCATTGACTTTCTAAAGCATAAAGAGAAAAAATCTGCACCAAAAAGCGAGAAAGAGAAGATAAAATCCGCCATTTTAACTGATTTCATACTCTCACTTGAGATTGTTATCATCTCACTTGCAAGTGTTCAGGATAAACCATTCTTAGTTCAGGTTGCATCAACAACAGTAGCTGCTCTTTTTGCAACAGCAGGTGTTTACGGAACGGTTGCACTAATCATAAGAATGGACGATATAGGACTGTTTTTGGTCGAGAAGTTTGATGGATTTTTAGAAAAATTCGGCATGTTTTTAATAAAACTTCTGCCCAAAACAATAAAATTTCTCTCTGTCATAGGAACAGCCGCTATGATTTTAGTTGGCGGTGGTATTTATCTGCATAGAATTCCCTTATTTCACAATCTAACCATGATAAATATACCACTTGTATCAGAACTTCTCCTTGGACTAACTGCAGGATTTTTTATCTTTTTCTTAATCTCTATGATAAAACACTCAATAAAATAA
- the dnaX gene encoding DNA polymerase III subunit gamma/tau, whose product MYKVFARKYRPSKLSEVVGQPVAVQILKNAIQTGKVHHAILLSGPMGTGKTSLARIISKSLNCKNGPTVEPCGECEACKAISIGKDVDVIEIDGASNRKVEDARAIIESVKYPPLKRRFKIYIIDEVHMLTQEAFNALLKTIEEPPDYVKFIFATTSIEKVPDTILSRCQILNLKRIPKEEIEKKLKYIAEQEKIDIEDEAVSLIAYASNGSLRVAEGYLDRCLSYKPEGKITKEDVSIVLGVSTTNTVEDYLSSIMSENSKEAIEIIKRLDNESKDLEVFCRQILDTLIEKDDINTEKKTALLNIFYKAMVDIKQKIIEQLPSMIVATQKAIATNSLEQIDSLIKKLSEGNISQINIPTVKPQTTQPKKEAAENTVNKPYSEEEVKKTNNQSAVDILLKTFGGKIINIEKLKK is encoded by the coding sequence ATGTATAAGGTTTTTGCACGAAAATATAGACCTTCCAAACTAAGCGAAGTTGTCGGCCAGCCAGTCGCCGTTCAAATCCTAAAAAATGCTATACAAACGGGTAAAGTTCATCATGCTATTTTGCTTAGCGGCCCTATGGGAACAGGCAAAACATCGCTTGCCCGCATTATTTCAAAATCTCTAAACTGCAAAAATGGGCCTACAGTTGAACCGTGCGGAGAGTGTGAAGCATGCAAAGCCATTTCGATAGGCAAAGATGTTGATGTTATAGAGATAGACGGAGCATCAAATAGAAAGGTTGAAGATGCAAGAGCCATCATAGAAAGCGTTAAATATCCACCCTTAAAAAGACGCTTTAAGATATATATCATCGATGAAGTTCATATGCTCACCCAAGAAGCATTCAACGCTCTTCTGAAAACAATAGAAGAGCCGCCCGATTATGTGAAATTCATATTTGCCACAACTTCCATAGAGAAGGTTCCAGATACGATACTCTCGCGCTGTCAGATATTAAACTTAAAACGCATACCAAAAGAAGAGATAGAAAAAAAACTGAAGTATATAGCGGAACAAGAAAAAATAGATATAGAAGACGAAGCAGTTTCACTTATAGCCTATGCAAGTAACGGCTCATTAAGAGTCGCGGAAGGATACTTAGACAGATGCTTATCTTACAAACCAGAAGGAAAGATAACTAAAGAAGATGTATCAATTGTGCTTGGAGTATCAACAACAAACACCGTTGAAGATTACCTAAGCAGTATAATGAGTGAAAATTCCAAAGAAGCGATAGAGATAATAAAGAGATTGGATAACGAGTCGAAGGATTTGGAAGTATTCTGCAGACAGATTTTAGATACCCTTATAGAAAAGGATGATATAAACACAGAAAAAAAGACAGCCCTTCTAAATATATTTTATAAAGCTATGGTTGATATAAAACAAAAGATAATAGAGCAGTTACCTTCAATGATTGTCGCAACACAAAAAGCCATAGCAACCAATAGCTTAGAACAGATAGACAGCCTAATAAAGAAACTTTCAGAAGGCAATATAAGTCAAATCAATATACCCACTGTCAAGCCACAAACAACTCAACCCAAAAAGGAAGCAGCAGAAAATACAGTAAATAAACCCTATAGTGAAGAAGAAGTCAAAAAAACAAACAATCAATCAGCTGTTGATATATTGCTTAAAACCTTCGGTGGTAAAATAATAAATATTGAAAAATTAAAAAAATAA
- a CDS encoding YbaB/EbfC family nucleoid-associated protein, with amino-acid sequence MAAKNFGGMDLNALMAQAKKIQQQIAKTQEEAAKETVEVSVGGGMVTVKANGLGEIVGIKISKEIVDPDDIETLEDLILSGVNEAVRKAKENMEAKISALTGGLNIPGMF; translated from the coding sequence ATGGCAGCTAAAAACTTCGGTGGAATGGATTTAAATGCATTGATGGCTCAGGCAAAAAAGATTCAACAGCAGATAGCAAAAACACAGGAAGAAGCTGCAAAAGAGACTGTGGAAGTAAGTGTTGGCGGTGGAATGGTAACAGTCAAAGCCAACGGCCTTGGCGAGATCGTTGGTATAAAGATTTCAAAAGAGATTGTTGACCCTGATGATATAGAGACATTGGAAGATTTAATTCTATCCGGTGTAAATGAAGCAGTAAGAAAAGCAAAAGAGAATATGGAAGCAAAAATCTCAGCTCTTACGGGTGGTTTAAACATACCAGGCATGTTTTGA
- the recR gene encoding recombination mediator RecR: MKEKNLVETVALYLSQIPGIGEKNSKRYALWLAEHKDNLNKLIDSLSELSKNINICKKCFNITTNPDGICDICNDDTRDKTTICVVETIENLVEIELSDVYNGSYFVLGGVISPIYDIDNTIKRIEYLAKRVQEEGIKELILVLSSTTEGELTMQYIKEKLKETGVKITKVASGIPIGANINYIDQKTLIEAFKSRVVA, from the coding sequence ATGAAGGAGAAAAATTTAGTAGAAACGGTAGCACTATATTTATCACAAATACCGGGTATAGGCGAAAAGAATTCAAAAAGATATGCGTTGTGGCTTGCCGAACACAAAGACAACTTAAACAAACTGATAGACTCCTTAAGTGAACTATCCAAAAATATAAATATCTGTAAAAAGTGTTTTAATATTACAACAAATCCAGATGGAATATGTGATATATGTAATGATGACACCCGTGATAAAACAACAATATGTGTAGTAGAGACAATTGAAAATTTAGTTGAAATAGAATTGTCAGATGTGTATAATGGTTCATACTTCGTTTTGGGGGGAGTTATTTCGCCTATATACGACATAGACAATACCATAAAGAGAATAGAATATTTAGCTAAAAGGGTGCAAGAAGAAGGCATAAAGGAGCTAATTCTTGTTCTAAGTTCTACAACAGAAGGCGAATTAACCATGCAATACATTAAAGAGAAGTTAAAGGAAACAGGTGTAAAAATAACAAAGGTGGCAAGCGGCATACCCATTGGTGCAAATATCAATTATATAGATCAAAAAACTTTAATAGAAGCATTTAAATCAAGGGTTGTTGCATAA
- a CDS encoding 2-oxoacid:acceptor oxidoreductase family protein: MSKKLEIRWHGRAGQGAVTAAKTLAELISQEEGIYAQGFAVYGAEKRGAPVVAFTRVDEKPIRDHSEYMEPDIVLLLDPTLMGLVDVKEGLKKDGKVIINTAFPKDEVVKELGLEDYEVYVIDANRISIEALGRAIPNTPMIGALAKITGLFTKEQVANGVVELLKEAGKFPEKIIEGNKKAIEEAYEEVK; this comes from the coding sequence ATGTCCAAAAAGTTGGAGATTAGATGGCATGGAAGAGCTGGTCAAGGAGCAGTCACGGCTGCAAAAACACTGGCCGAATTAATTTCCCAGGAAGAAGGCATTTATGCTCAAGGATTTGCAGTTTACGGAGCAGAAAAGAGAGGAGCACCTGTCGTAGCGTTTACAAGGGTTGACGAGAAACCCATAAGAGACCACTCTGAATACATGGAACCGGATATCGTTTTACTTCTCGACCCAACACTCATGGGCCTTGTTGATGTAAAAGAAGGATTAAAAAAAGATGGAAAAGTTATAATTAATACAGCTTTTCCAAAAGATGAAGTTGTTAAGGAGTTGGGTCTTGAAGATTACGAAGTGTATGTAATAGACGCGAATAGGATAAGTATAGAAGCATTGGGTAGAGCTATACCAAATACTCCAATGATAGGAGCCTTAGCAAAAATAACAGGCTTATTTACAAAAGAACAGGTAGCAAACGGAGTAGTTGAATTACTTAAAGAAGCCGGAAAATTCCCAGAGAAAATAATAGAAGGCAACAAAAAGGCCATAGAAGAAGCATATGAGGAGGTAAAATAA
- a CDS encoding 4Fe-4S dicluster domain-containing protein: protein MSEKLLNWDEVLIGGAIKDPGNSKNYETGSWRVERPVWNPDTCIQCMFCWVYCPDSSILTNEEGKMIGIDYDHCKGCGICVEQCPSKPKSLKMVLEAEAKGKTEEELRKEVFSK, encoded by the coding sequence ATGAGCGAAAAATTGCTTAATTGGGATGAAGTCTTAATTGGCGGTGCAATAAAAGACCCCGGCAATTCAAAAAATTACGAGACAGGCTCATGGAGAGTTGAAAGACCCGTATGGAATCCTGATACATGTATTCAATGCATGTTCTGTTGGGTTTATTGTCCAGATAGCTCAATTTTAACAAACGAAGAAGGTAAAATGATTGGAATAGACTATGACCACTGCAAAGGTTGCGGCATTTGCGTTGAGCAGTGTCCAAGCAAACCAAAATCTTTAAAAATGGTTTTAGAAGCAGAAGCAAAAGGTAAAACAGAAGAAGAATTAAGAAAGGAAGTTTTTTCCAAGTAA
- the porA gene encoding 2-ketoisovalerate ferredoxin oxidoreductase subunit alpha, with product MGKKVALTGNEAAAHAIRQIEPDVIAAFPITPSTPIPQAVAQFIADGEMDTELVTVESEHSAMSACIGAAAAGGRVMTATSANGYALMWEMLYIASGMRLPIVMAVVARALSAPLNIHGDHSDIMGGRDTGWIQIIAENSQEAYDGLIQAVKIAENKDVMTPALVAMDGFNISHAIEIWEMEDDKAVKDFIGEYKPLFPLLNTDDPVTHGAWAPPNWYFEHKMSQLKGLLAAKDVVAKVGKEFGEVFGREYGLYEAYKLDDAELVIVAAGSVCGTTKDVVDKLREEGQKVGLLKIRLFRPFPYKELADALQSAKAIAILDRVSPAGAQGGPLFNEIRSALYDTPTRAPIINYTYGLGGRDTQPIHINSVFDRLKKIVETGKIEKQFDCLNLRGEWR from the coding sequence ATGGGTAAAAAAGTAGCATTGACAGGAAACGAGGCTGCAGCTCACGCTATAAGACAGATAGAGCCAGATGTAATTGCAGCCTTTCCAATAACGCCTTCAACTCCAATTCCACAGGCAGTAGCTCAATTTATAGCTGACGGCGAAATGGATACGGAGCTTGTTACGGTCGAAAGCGAACACTCTGCAATGAGTGCGTGTATTGGTGCTGCAGCAGCAGGCGGTAGGGTTATGACTGCAACAAGTGCAAACGGATACGCTTTAATGTGGGAGATGCTTTACATCGCAAGCGGTATGAGATTACCAATAGTGATGGCCGTTGTAGCAAGAGCCTTATCAGCTCCGTTAAATATTCATGGAGACCACTCAGATATAATGGGCGGAAGAGATACTGGTTGGATTCAGATAATAGCTGAGAATTCACAAGAAGCGTATGACGGTCTAATTCAAGCTGTAAAGATAGCAGAAAATAAGGATGTAATGACCCCCGCGCTTGTTGCCATGGATGGTTTTAATATATCCCATGCGATTGAGATATGGGAAATGGAAGATGATAAAGCTGTTAAAGATTTTATAGGAGAATATAAACCTCTCTTTCCACTCTTAAATACAGATGACCCTGTAACTCATGGTGCGTGGGCTCCACCAAACTGGTACTTTGAGCATAAGATGAGCCAATTAAAAGGCTTGCTTGCAGCTAAGGATGTTGTTGCAAAAGTTGGAAAAGAGTTTGGCGAAGTGTTCGGCAGAGAATACGGACTATATGAAGCATATAAGCTTGATGATGCTGAACTCGTAATAGTTGCAGCAGGTTCTGTATGCGGAACAACAAAAGATGTTGTCGATAAACTAAGAGAAGAAGGTCAGAAAGTTGGTTTACTAAAAATAAGACTATTCAGGCCATTCCCATACAAGGAGCTTGCAGATGCTCTTCAATCCGCTAAAGCCATAGCTATTTTGGATAGAGTATCACCTGCTGGTGCTCAGGGCGGTCCTTTATTCAACGAGATAAGAAGTGCCCTGTATGATACACCAACAAGAGCTCCAATAATAAATTACACTTATGGTCTCGGTGGAAGAGATACGCAACCTATCCACATCAACTCAGTATTTGATAGGCTCAAAAAAATAGTTGAAACGGGTAAAATCGAAAAACAGTTTGACTGCCTGAACCTTAGAGGAGAGTGGAGGTAA
- a CDS encoding thiamine pyrophosphate-dependent enzyme, which produces MALLNELAKKKEGLVSGHRLCPGCTHSVIMRQVFAAADTDKYDIVIAAATGCFEVSTGLYPYTSWNVPWIHTAFENAASTIAGVETMYRVLKRKGKVKKDIRFIAIASDGGTYDIGLQALSGAIERGHQFLYICNDNNAYQNTGNQRSSATPFGGSTTTSPNGKVKFGKEQPRKDIMSIIEGHHLPYAAQASPSNWRDLMNKVKKALDVNGPTYINVIEPCTTGWGFPPEKAIEIAQLAVDTCVWPLYEVENGKIKINYKPQKKLPVVEYLKPQRRFAHLFKKGNEHVIEEFQRQVDEQWEWLLKREECGL; this is translated from the coding sequence ATGGCTCTGTTAAATGAACTTGCAAAGAAAAAAGAAGGACTTGTTAGCGGACATAGATTGTGCCCTGGTTGTACTCACTCTGTTATAATGAGACAAGTGTTTGCAGCAGCAGATACAGACAAATATGACATAGTTATAGCTGCAGCAACTGGGTGCTTTGAAGTTTCAACAGGACTTTATCCTTACACAAGCTGGAATGTGCCATGGATTCATACGGCATTTGAAAATGCGGCAAGCACAATAGCTGGTGTAGAGACAATGTATAGAGTTTTGAAAAGAAAAGGAAAAGTAAAAAAAGATATAAGGTTTATAGCTATCGCAAGTGATGGTGGAACATACGACATTGGTTTACAAGCTCTTTCGGGTGCAATAGAAAGAGGTCATCAATTCTTATACATCTGTAATGACAACAACGCTTATCAGAACACAGGAAATCAAAGGTCGAGCGCAACACCGTTTGGTGGTTCAACAACGACTTCGCCAAATGGTAAAGTAAAATTTGGAAAAGAGCAACCAAGAAAAGACATAATGAGTATAATTGAAGGACATCACCTGCCTTATGCTGCACAGGCTTCTCCATCAAACTGGAGAGACTTAATGAACAAGGTAAAGAAAGCTTTGGATGTGAACGGCCCAACATACATCAATGTTATAGAGCCGTGCACCACAGGTTGGGGATTCCCACCAGAAAAAGCAATCGAGATAGCTCAACTTGCCGTTGATACATGCGTATGGCCGCTATACGAAGTTGAGAACGGCAAGATAAAGATAAACTACAAGCCACAAAAGAAATTACCCGTCGTTGAATATCTAAAACCACAGAGAAGATTCGCTCACCTGTTCAAAAAAGGCAATGAGCATGTAATAGAAGAGTTCCAGAGACAGGTTGACGAACAGTGGGAGTGGCTCTTAAAAAGAGAAGAGTGCGGATTGTAA
- a CDS encoding ATP-binding protein yields MNTRTFRNEKLIDRDNEINFFLDWFRSLPKLILWVYGPKSSGKTTLIEYVVEKELFEDFENLKPKGNWWVKYINLRRYLISNYSSFIEAILTPEKDDKGKKEEKLSASFNIGVFNIKAELLNEVKNKEKDLFKVLMEEIQNRTKKNRQPIIIIDEIQTLEDIYINGDRELLKEFLNFCVSLTKETHLSHVVILSSNTVFIDRIYNDARLKETSRFYKVDHLPKDITVEWLSSEGFKDDEINLIWDYLGGSIPQIQRLMMFRKEFKTLKEYLEHQAFLAYSQIVMFYHQGKFPKEEIEIFENICKEILNNGSFVLSKDRDSKYLEVISKWAEKEILFFDPLTLEVKGNSRIYEKGMEKLEL; encoded by the coding sequence ATGAACACAAGAACCTTCAGAAACGAAAAACTCATAGACAGAGACAACGAAATAAACTTCTTCCTTGATTGGTTTAGAAGTTTACCCAAACTAATCCTTTGGGTTTATGGCCCAAAATCTTCAGGCAAAACAACACTCATTGAGTATGTTGTTGAAAAAGAGTTATTTGAAGATTTTGAGAACTTAAAACCCAAAGGTAATTGGTGGGTGAAGTATATAAACTTAAGAAGATATCTAATAAGCAATTACTCAAGTTTTATAGAAGCAATACTAACACCAGAGAAAGATGACAAAGGCAAGAAAGAAGAGAAACTCTCAGCAAGCTTCAATATTGGAGTATTCAACATAAAAGCAGAACTGCTAAATGAAGTAAAAAACAAAGAGAAAGACTTATTCAAAGTTCTAATGGAAGAGATACAAAACAGAACAAAGAAAAACAGACAACCTATAATCATCATAGACGAAATCCAAACACTTGAAGATATATACATAAATGGAGATAGAGAACTACTCAAAGAGTTCCTAAACTTCTGTGTCTCTTTAACAAAAGAGACACATCTGTCTCATGTTGTTATCCTAAGCTCAAACACTGTGTTTATAGATAGGATTTATAATGATGCAAGATTGAAAGAAACAAGCAGATTTTATAAGGTTGACCATCTGCCTAAGGATATAACCGTTGAGTGGTTGAGCTCTGAAGGGTTTAAAGATGATGAGATAAACTTAATATGGGACTATCTCGGCGGCAGCATTCCACAGATACAAAGACTCATGATGTTTAGAAAAGAGTTTAAGACATTAAAAGAGTATTTAGAACACCAGGCGTTTTTGGCTTATTCGCAGATAGTAATGTTCTATCATCAAGGTAAGTTTCCAAAAGAAGAGATAGAAATATTTGAGAATATTTGCAAAGAGATTTTAAACAATGGCTCATTTGTTCTTTCAAAAGACAGAGATTCAAAATACTTAGAAGTCATCTCCAAGTGGGCAGAAAAAGAGATACTCTTCTTTGACCCGCTTACATTGGAAGTTAAAGGAAATAGCAGGATTTATGAGAAAGGGATGGAGAAGTTGGAATTATGA